A stretch of the Panicum virgatum strain AP13 chromosome 9N, P.virgatum_v5, whole genome shotgun sequence genome encodes the following:
- the LOC120690581 gene encoding heat shock cognate 70 kDa protein-like yields MVLAKMKETAEIYLGTTVRDAVVTVPVYFNNAQREATIDAGVIAGLNVLRIINEPTAAAIAYGLDKMPVTNGERTVLVFDLGGGTLDVSLLNIDPGADIEMALFNVKAIAGDTHLGGADFDNEMVKYSIREFLRKHWKVDIRSNQKALRRLRNACERAKRMLSSTAQTTIEVDSLHDGIDFSTTITRSRFEELNKDLFSKCMEAVERCFQDAKMDKSRVHDVVLVGGSTRMPKLQAMLREFFNGKELCRTINPDEAVAYGAAIKAASLRGKAGGDKMRSLLLLDMTPLSLGVETRGGVMSVLIPRNTTIPSRKVDEYTTTCDNQTSVLIQVYEDESGSTKDNKLLGKFELWGIPPAPRGEPKIKVTFDIDVNGVLNVSAQDKTTGRSNNITITSNKGRLSKQEIELMAEDCSPQEVRIYKGIAAESINQGRPTS; encoded by the coding sequence ATGGTGCTCGCCAAGATGAAGGAGACCGCCGAGATCTACCTCGGCACCACGGTCAGGGACGCCGTCGTCACCGTTCCTGTCTACTTCAACAACGCCCAGCGTGAGGCCACGATTGACGCCGGTGTCATCGCCGGCCTGAACGTCCTGCGCATCATCAACGAGCCGACCGCAGCCGCCATCGCCTACGGTCTGGACAAGATGCCCGTCACAAACGGAGAGAGGACGGTTCTTGTCTTTGATCTTGGGGGTGGCACCTTGGATGTCTCCCTGCTCAACATCGATCCGGGCGCGGACATAGAGATGGCTCTGTTCAACGTGAAGGCCATCGCCGGTGACACTCACCTTGGCGGGGCCGATTTCGACAACGAGATGGTGAAGTACTCCATACGGGAATTCTTAAGGAAACACTGGAAAGTGGAcatcagaagcaaccagaaggcgCTCCGGCGGCTTAGGAATGCCTGTGAGAGGGCTAAGAGGATGCTTTCTTCCACTGCACAGACCACCATTGAGGTCGACTCGCTTCATGACGGCATTGACTTCTCCACCACCATCACCCGCTCCCGATTCGAGGAGCTCAACAAGGACCTCTTCAGCAAGTGCATGGAAGCTGTCGAGCGGTGCTTCCAGGACGCCAAGATGGACAAGAGCAGAGTCCACGACGTCGTCCTCGTGGGCGGCTCCACCCGCATGCCCAAGCTGCAGGCCATGCTCAGGGAATTCTTTAACGGCAAGGAGCTCTGCCGGACAATCAACCCCGATGAGGCCGTTGCCTACGGAGCCGCCATCAAGGCCGCTTCCCTCCGCGGCAAGGCTGGCGGTGATAAGATGCGGAGCTTGCTGCTTCTCGACATGACGCCGCTCTCACTTGGGGTCGAGACGAGAGGAGGTGTCATGTCAGTGCTGATCCCGCGGAACACCACCATCCCGAGCAGGAAGGTGGACGAGTACACCACCACCTGCGACAACCAAACCAGTGTACTCATTCAGGTGTACGAGGACGAGAGCGGGAGCACCAAGGACAACAAGCTGCTCGGCAAGTTTGAGCTCTGGGGCATCCCCCCGGCGCCCAGGGGCGAACCTAAAATCAAAGTCACCTTCGACATCGACGTGAACGGTGTGCTGAACGTGTCGGCCCAGGACAAGACCACCGGGCGCAGCAACAACATCACCATCACCAGCAACAAGGGCCGGCTGAGCAAGCAGGAGATCGAGCTCATGGCGGAGGACTGCAGCCCGCAGGAGGTCAGGATTTACAAGGGGATAGCAGCAGAATCAATCAATCAAGGAAGGCCGACCAGTTGA